One segment of Gopherus flavomarginatus isolate rGopFla2 chromosome 8, rGopFla2.mat.asm, whole genome shotgun sequence DNA contains the following:
- the LOC127056747 gene encoding protein FAM162B-like, with translation MLGRLLKSKPLFSSILRTTDFWRCPCTKDAQLLTRRTFCNKAEATKKVIPGHSTFRTDRRPTAFDKKILLWAGRFKKEEDIPALLSSEVIKAARGRLRIKICYITMALTLLGCLVMIISGKQAARRDDTLVRMNTQKKAMWRAEAERELEAAAMKAQ, from the exons ATGCTGGGGAGGCTATTGAAAAGTAAGCCTCTTTTCTCAAGTATTTTGAGAACAACCGATTTCTGGAGGTGTCCATGTACCAAGGACGCTCAGTTATTGacaagaagaacattttgtaacaAAGCAGAGGCCACAAAGAAGGTTATTCCAG gCCATAGCACATTCAGAACTGACAGAAGACCTACAGCATTTGATAAAAAGATTTTATTATGGGCAGGACGGTTTAAAAAAGAGGAGGATATTCCAGCTCTGTTATC ATCTGAGGTCATCAAAGCTGCTAGGGGCAGACTGAGGATCAAAATTTGCTACATCACAATGGCACTGACTCTGCTAGGCTGCTTGGTCATGATCATCTCAGGCAAGCAA GCTGCTAGAAGAGATGACACGCTGGTGAGGATGAATACCCAGAAGAAGGCCATGTGGAgggctgaagcagagagagaactGGAGGCAGCTGCAATGAAAGCTCAGTGA